A part of Terriglobus roseus genomic DNA contains:
- the rpoC gene encoding DNA-directed RNA polymerase subunit beta' has translation MFRSSPFEMSGPITDFDSIRISLASPEKIRSWSHGEVTKPETINYRTFKPERDGLFCARIFGPITDWECLCGKYKRMKHRGVICDKCGVEVTLSKVRRERLGHIELASPCSHVWFFKGLPSRIGHLLDISLRELEAVLYFESYVVIDAGDAPVKEREIIKDEQRFRELDQQYRPSGFKAMMGAEAIKELLKRVEIEELAIEMREKMKVEQSLQKKLKYAKRLKVVEAFRRSDNKPQWMILDVIPVIPPELRPLVPLDGGRFATSDLNDLYRRVINRNNRLKKLMDLHAPEVIVRNEKRMLQEAVDALFDNGRRGRVLRGANNRPLKSLSDTLKGKQGRFRQNLLGKRVDYSGRSVIVVGPELKLHQCGLPKKMALELFKPFIYHRLEQTGHCTTIKQAKEMVEMQEPIVWDILEEVIKDHPVLLNRAPTLHRLGIQAFEPVLVEGKAIKIHPLVCTAFNADFDGDQMAVHIPLSPEAQVEASVLMLAAHNILSPASGQPITVPTQDMVLGLYYLTKAKVGAKGEGRVFANIEEVLMALEAKQVETLTPIRLRYTGPVLDLTTAYDDQDLTHTEVVEYNKQFINTTVGRAILNDALPEGMPYVNGLLKKKGIGQLINYCYLNLGLEVTVKALDRIKELGFQFATRSGLSVGLDDMVIPESKYTVVHEAEKQVIAVQQQYLDGAITNGERSNKVIQMWSGVTERVADEMFNNMKRADKEGAMNPIYIMADSGARGSKQQIRQLSGMRGLMAKPSGEIIEVPITANFREGLTVQQYFISTHGARKGLADTALKTADSGYLTRRLVDVAQDVIITESDCGTSKGIYVMPIIEAGEIIEPLRDRIIGRVTTEEYKDQEGNIVIGPNQEIDEQLATDIQAAGVEKVKIRSVLTCESKRGVCKLCYGRNLGSGKLVEMGEAVGVIAAQSIGEPGTQLTMRTFHVGGTASRVSDQSHLDAKNAGAVKFINLSTVRAKDGSLVAMNRSGQVAIIDDKGRERERYPIVYGAKLRVEDGAQVEIGTTLGEWDPYTYSIVTEIGGTIQFKDLQEGVTLNDEVDEVTGLSRLVVADAPDEKRQPALLVNGIDGGKKRYLMPSRANLMVQDGQEVGPGDILAKIPRESTRTKDITGGLPRVVELFEARKPRETATIAEIDGVVRFGDVVKGQRKIYITGDNGEEREYSVPRSIYVNVQEGERLQAGDKLFDGPLNPHDVLAVLGEQELQRYLVNEIQEVYRLQGVAISDKHIEVIVRQMLRWVKIEEVGDSTFLLEQQVDRFRFNAERQRVLGESGRPPLGRPLLLGITKASLSTDSFISAASFQETTRVLTEASINGAVDTLRGLKENVIVGRLIPAGTGMEYYRNVQLSPELEEAAAKIQQEVQEAHDAEERELEAMRMEGEQEELAAE, from the coding sequence ATGTTCCGTTCAAGCCCGTTTGAAATGTCCGGCCCCATCACCGACTTCGATTCGATCCGGATCTCGCTCGCATCGCCCGAGAAGATTCGTTCGTGGTCGCACGGTGAGGTGACGAAGCCGGAAACCATTAACTACCGTACCTTCAAGCCCGAACGCGATGGCCTCTTCTGCGCCCGCATCTTCGGACCCATCACCGACTGGGAATGCCTCTGCGGCAAGTACAAGCGCATGAAGCACCGCGGCGTGATCTGCGATAAGTGCGGCGTCGAAGTCACACTGTCCAAGGTTCGTCGTGAGCGCCTGGGCCACATTGAGCTGGCATCGCCCTGCTCGCACGTCTGGTTCTTCAAGGGCCTGCCGTCGCGTATCGGCCACCTGCTCGACATCTCTCTGCGTGAGCTCGAAGCTGTTCTTTACTTCGAGTCGTACGTTGTCATCGACGCTGGTGATGCGCCCGTGAAGGAGCGCGAAATCATCAAGGACGAGCAGCGTTTCCGCGAGCTCGATCAGCAGTATCGCCCCTCTGGCTTCAAGGCCATGATGGGTGCAGAAGCCATCAAGGAACTGCTGAAGCGCGTTGAGATCGAAGAGCTCGCCATCGAGATGCGCGAGAAGATGAAGGTTGAACAGAGCCTTCAGAAGAAGCTCAAGTACGCCAAGCGTCTCAAGGTCGTTGAGGCTTTCCGCCGCAGCGACAACAAGCCCCAGTGGATGATCCTCGACGTGATCCCCGTGATCCCGCCTGAGCTTCGCCCCCTCGTGCCATTGGACGGCGGCCGCTTCGCGACTTCGGATCTTAACGATCTGTATCGCCGCGTGATCAACCGTAACAACCGTCTGAAGAAGCTGATGGACCTGCATGCTCCTGAAGTCATCGTGCGCAACGAAAAGCGCATGCTGCAGGAAGCAGTCGACGCGCTGTTTGATAACGGCCGTCGTGGCCGCGTGCTGCGCGGTGCAAACAACCGTCCGCTGAAGTCGCTCTCTGACACTCTCAAGGGTAAGCAGGGCCGCTTCCGTCAGAACCTGCTCGGTAAGCGTGTGGATTACTCAGGCCGTTCCGTTATCGTGGTCGGTCCTGAGCTGAAGCTGCACCAGTGCGGTCTGCCGAAGAAGATGGCGCTTGAACTCTTCAAGCCCTTCATCTATCACCGCCTCGAGCAGACAGGCCACTGCACCACCATCAAGCAGGCCAAGGAAATGGTGGAGATGCAGGAGCCCATCGTTTGGGACATCCTGGAAGAGGTCATCAAGGATCACCCGGTCCTTTTGAACCGCGCTCCAACACTGCATCGCCTCGGCATCCAGGCGTTTGAGCCTGTGCTCGTCGAAGGTAAGGCCATCAAGATTCATCCGCTCGTCTGCACGGCGTTCAACGCCGACTTCGACGGTGACCAGATGGCTGTGCACATTCCGCTGTCGCCGGAAGCTCAGGTTGAAGCCAGCGTGCTGATGCTCGCAGCGCACAACATCCTGTCGCCCGCGTCGGGTCAGCCCATCACGGTGCCCACGCAGGACATGGTTCTTGGTCTGTACTACCTGACCAAGGCCAAGGTTGGCGCCAAGGGTGAAGGCCGCGTCTTCGCGAACATTGAAGAAGTGCTGATGGCTCTCGAAGCCAAGCAGGTAGAAACGCTGACGCCGATCCGTCTGCGCTACACCGGCCCCGTGCTTGACCTCACCACGGCATACGACGATCAGGATCTGACGCACACGGAAGTGGTTGAGTACAACAAGCAGTTCATCAACACCACCGTGGGCCGCGCCATCCTGAACGACGCTCTGCCGGAAGGCATGCCGTACGTCAACGGCCTGCTGAAGAAGAAGGGCATCGGCCAGCTCATCAACTACTGCTACCTGAACCTGGGCCTTGAAGTCACGGTGAAGGCGCTCGACCGCATCAAGGAACTCGGCTTCCAGTTCGCCACGCGCTCCGGCCTCTCGGTCGGTCTCGACGACATGGTGATCCCGGAGTCGAAGTACACCGTTGTGCACGAAGCGGAAAAGCAGGTCATCGCTGTGCAGCAGCAGTACCTCGATGGTGCCATCACCAACGGTGAGCGTTCGAACAAGGTCATCCAGATGTGGTCCGGTGTAACGGAGCGCGTTGCCGATGAGATGTTCAACAACATGAAGCGCGCGGACAAGGAAGGAGCCATGAACCCGATCTACATCATGGCTGATTCCGGTGCGCGTGGTTCGAAGCAGCAGATCCGTCAGCTCTCCGGTATGCGTGGTCTTATGGCCAAGCCCTCGGGCGAAATCATCGAAGTTCCCATCACTGCGAACTTCCGTGAAGGCCTCACGGTGCAGCAGTACTTCATCTCGACGCACGGCGCGCGTAAGGGCCTTGCGGATACCGCGTTGAAGACCGCTGACTCGGGCTACCTGACCCGTCGTCTCGTTGACGTTGCTCAGGACGTCATCATCACCGAGAGCGATTGCGGCACCAGCAAGGGCATCTACGTGATGCCGATCATCGAAGCTGGCGAAATCATCGAGCCGCTGCGCGACCGTATCATCGGCCGTGTAACGACCGAAGAGTACAAGGACCAGGAAGGCAACATCGTCATCGGTCCGAACCAGGAGATCGACGAGCAGCTCGCAACCGACATCCAGGCCGCTGGCGTGGAGAAGGTCAAGATCCGCTCGGTGCTCACCTGCGAATCCAAGCGTGGCGTCTGCAAGCTTTGCTACGGCCGTAACCTTGGCTCGGGCAAGCTGGTTGAAATGGGTGAAGCGGTCGGTGTTATCGCTGCTCAGTCCATCGGTGAACCCGGAACGCAGCTCACCATGCGTACCTTCCACGTGGGTGGTACGGCATCGCGAGTTTCGGATCAGTCGCACCTCGACGCGAAGAACGCCGGAGCGGTTAAGTTCATTAACCTTTCCACCGTTCGCGCCAAGGACGGCAGCCTGGTTGCCATGAACCGTTCGGGTCAGGTCGCCATCATTGACGACAAGGGCCGCGAACGCGAGCGTTACCCCATCGTCTACGGTGCAAAGCTGCGCGTGGAAGATGGCGCTCAGGTTGAAATCGGCACCACGCTCGGCGAGTGGGATCCGTACACCTACTCCATCGTTACGGAAATCGGCGGCACCATCCAGTTCAAGGATCTGCAGGAGGGTGTCACGCTCAACGACGAAGTGGACGAGGTCACCGGCCTGTCGCGTCTCGTTGTGGCCGATGCTCCCGATGAAAAGCGCCAGCCGGCGCTGCTCGTCAACGGAATCGACGGTGGCAAGAAGCGTTACCTCATGCCGAGCCGCGCGAACCTCATGGTGCAGGACGGACAGGAAGTGGGACCGGGCGACATCCTCGCCAAGATCCCGCGTGAGTCCACCCGTACCAAGGACATCACGGGCGGTCTGCCGCGCGTTGTGGAACTGTTCGAAGCGCGTAAGCCGCGCGAGACGGCCACAATTGCCGAGATCGACGGTGTGGTTCGCTTTGGCGATGTGGTCAAGGGTCAGCGCAAGATCTACATCACGGGCGACAACGGCGAAGAGCGTGAGTACAGCGTGCCGCGCAGCATCTACGTCAACGTGCAGGAGGGCGAACGCCTTCAGGCTGGTGACAAGCTGTTCGACGGTCCGCTGAACCCGCATGACGTTCTCGCGGTTCTCGGTGAGCAGGAACTGCAGCGTTACCTGGTGAACGAAATCCAGGAAGTCTATCGTCTGCAGGGCGTGGCCATCTCGGATAAGCACATCGAGGTGATCGTTCGCCAGATGCTCCGCTGGGTGAAGATCGAAGAAGTGGGCGACTCGACCTTCCTGCTTGAGCAGCAGGTGGATCGCTTCCGCTTCAACGCAGAGCGTCAGCGCGTTCTGGGCGAAAGCGGCCGTCCGCCGCTTGGCCGTCCTCTGCTGCTGGGTATCACGAAGGCGTCGCTGTCCACTGACAGCTTCATCTCCGCGGCCAGCTTCCAGGAGACGACCCGCGTACTTACCGAGGCGTCCATCAACGGCGCTGTGGATACCCTCCGCGGCCTGAAGGAAAACGTCATCGTCGGCCGACTCATCCCCGCCGGCACCGGCATGGAGTACTACCGCAACGTCCAGCTCTCACCGGAGCTGGAAGAAGCGGCAGCAAAAATCCAGCAGGAAGTCCAGGAAGCGCACGACGCCGAAGAGCGCGAGCTCGAAGCAATGCGCATGGAAGGCGAACAGGAAGAACTCGCAGCCGAATAA
- the murJ gene encoding murein biosynthesis integral membrane protein MurJ yields MFDVSATYNPGLNAPSSRTSTKRHAAVVAAGILLSRLVGLVRDRIFAHYFGNSDASDAFRAAFRIPNFLQNMFGEGVLSASFIPVYARLDAEGRHEEASQLAEAIFALLFFITSTAVLVGVFSTPWLIDLIAPGFHDAKRLLTIRLVQILFPGAAILVLSAWCLGILNSHRKFFLSYAAPVIWNVAMIATLLWAGRDHSQPRLAVLLAIASVIGSGLQFVVQLPTVMKHLWPLRLQLSQADKHVRTVCVNFFPVFLSRGVVQISAYIDSWLGSFLGTGAVSALGYAQTLYTLPVSLFGMAVSAAELPAMSSVVGTQTEVAAALRQRLTAGIQRIAFFVIPSAVGFVMLGDVIVATIYRSGAFQHQDVLFVWGVLAGAAVGLLASTMGRLYSSAFYALRDTRTPLRFALIRVALTLGMGYACALPLPRILGIDQHWGAVGLTASAGLAGWVEFMMLRRGLQKFIGEIPSNQSRIARLWVIAIFAGMAGFVLKVILPLQQPIVVGLCVLVPYAGLYLVIAQWMELGNMGEIQRMFTRK; encoded by the coding sequence GTGTTCGATGTATCAGCGACATATAATCCTGGCTTGAACGCTCCGTCGAGTCGCACATCTACAAAGAGGCACGCTGCTGTCGTGGCTGCCGGTATCCTTCTTAGCCGACTGGTCGGTCTGGTGCGTGATCGCATCTTTGCGCATTATTTTGGGAACTCGGACGCTTCAGACGCATTTCGTGCGGCCTTTCGTATTCCGAATTTTTTGCAAAATATGTTTGGAGAAGGCGTACTTTCCGCGTCCTTCATCCCGGTATATGCGCGACTCGATGCGGAGGGCCGTCATGAAGAGGCTTCGCAGCTGGCTGAAGCTATCTTCGCGCTCTTGTTTTTCATCACGAGCACGGCGGTGCTTGTCGGTGTGTTCAGTACTCCATGGTTGATTGACCTCATCGCGCCAGGATTCCATGATGCCAAGCGGCTCTTGACTATCCGTCTTGTGCAGATTCTGTTTCCGGGTGCCGCAATATTGGTCTTATCGGCTTGGTGTCTGGGAATTCTGAATAGCCACCGCAAGTTTTTTCTTTCCTATGCTGCGCCCGTTATTTGGAACGTCGCCATGATTGCGACATTGTTGTGGGCTGGTCGAGATCATTCACAGCCGCGACTTGCAGTGCTTTTGGCGATTGCTTCAGTGATTGGTAGTGGTCTGCAATTTGTAGTGCAGCTTCCGACGGTAATGAAACATCTGTGGCCACTGCGGCTACAACTAAGTCAAGCCGATAAACATGTGCGCACGGTCTGCGTTAATTTCTTCCCAGTTTTCTTGAGTCGTGGAGTTGTACAGATCAGTGCGTATATTGACTCTTGGTTGGGCAGCTTTTTAGGGACTGGTGCGGTTTCTGCGCTGGGGTATGCACAAACGCTTTACACCTTGCCCGTGAGCCTCTTTGGAATGGCGGTTTCTGCTGCGGAACTTCCCGCCATGTCGAGCGTCGTCGGTACACAGACAGAAGTCGCTGCTGCGCTACGTCAACGACTCACTGCGGGCATTCAGCGGATTGCGTTTTTTGTAATTCCGTCAGCGGTCGGCTTCGTAATGCTCGGTGACGTCATTGTCGCCACTATTTATCGCTCTGGTGCTTTTCAGCACCAGGACGTGCTCTTCGTGTGGGGGGTACTGGCAGGGGCAGCAGTGGGATTACTCGCCTCAACCATGGGAAGGCTTTACTCTTCGGCCTTTTATGCGTTGCGAGACACAAGAACTCCATTGCGGTTCGCGCTCATTCGTGTGGCGCTTACCTTGGGCATGGGCTACGCTTGCGCACTGCCTTTGCCGCGAATCTTGGGGATCGATCAGCATTGGGGCGCCGTGGGACTGACGGCATCTGCTGGACTCGCTGGTTGGGTCGAGTTCATGATGTTGCGTCGAGGACTACAGAAATTCATCGGCGAGATACCTTCCAACCAATCTCGAATTGCCCGACTTTGGGTGATCGCAATCTTTGCAGGAATGGCTGGATTCGTGCTCAAAGTTATCCTGCCTTTACAACAACCGATTGTTGTTGGTCTCTGTGTGTTGGTTCCTTATGCGGGTCTGTACCTCGTCATCGCGCAGTGGATGGAGCTCGGCAACATGGGCGAAATCCAGCGTATGTTTACGCGTAAATAA
- a CDS encoding 3-keto-disaccharide hydrolase: MLLAMMKYLAACVLACSLAVLPATAQKMNTLTAKEKADGWKLLFDGKTTNGWRSARGGGFPATGWAVQDGTITVTETGGEEAGNGGDIVTDRTYSNFELSVDFKTSPGANSGIMYFVNLDLMPWKNGHGSPIGFEYQILDDALHPDAKRGKDGDRTVASLYDMIPAAADKPIKPVGEWNTARIVVRGKHAEHWLNGVKVLEYDRDSPEFKAILAGSKYHVFPQYGQEASGYLLLQDHGFPVWFRNIKIRELPADTR; encoded by the coding sequence ATGCTGTTGGCCATGATGAAATACCTTGCTGCCTGCGTTCTGGCTTGTTCGCTTGCTGTGTTGCCAGCGACCGCACAGAAGATGAATACGCTCACCGCTAAAGAAAAGGCCGATGGCTGGAAGCTGCTGTTTGATGGCAAGACGACCAACGGCTGGCGCAGTGCGCGTGGTGGTGGGTTCCCTGCTACTGGCTGGGCTGTGCAGGATGGCACGATCACGGTGACTGAAACAGGTGGCGAAGAGGCTGGCAACGGTGGCGACATTGTCACTGACCGTACTTACTCGAACTTTGAGTTGTCGGTGGACTTCAAGACTTCGCCCGGTGCGAACTCCGGCATTATGTATTTTGTGAATCTGGACCTGATGCCGTGGAAGAACGGCCATGGTTCGCCCATTGGGTTTGAGTACCAGATTCTGGATGACGCTCTGCATCCGGATGCGAAGCGCGGTAAGGATGGTGACCGCACTGTTGCATCACTCTATGACATGATTCCCGCTGCGGCGGATAAGCCCATCAAGCCTGTGGGGGAATGGAACACGGCTCGCATTGTGGTGCGCGGCAAACATGCAGAGCATTGGCTGAATGGCGTGAAGGTGCTTGAGTACGACCGTGACTCACCGGAGTTCAAAGCGATTCTTGCTGGCAGCAAGTATCATGTGTTTCCGCAGTATGGTCAGGAAGCTAGCGGATACCTTCTGCTGCAGGATCATGGATTTCCAGTTTGGTTCCGGAATATCAAGATTCGGGAGTTACCGGCGGACACGCGCTAA
- a CDS encoding right-handed parallel beta-helix repeat-containing protein, with protein sequence MHVRSLLILASALLCKAAVAATLCVSASGGGCYHHISDAVAAAAPGDTIVVVEGTFHEQVTITKSLSLTALSGVIDASGMVNGIIVDGLHNAGLANVHISNLTIKNAKHEGILVLNASYVSVSGNTVKNNNTSLAGGMCPDLPTYEPGEAQDCGEGIHLQAADHSIVTNNTVTENAGGILISDDSGPTHDNLISFNNVHDNPGACGITMASHVPAPSTGAALPFGVYHNTIYGNRSLRNGAGIGGGAGYGIFASIPGAKTYSNVVVNNLAKDNGLPGIAMHAHAPNQQLNDNMLIGNTLVGNGADTADAATAGPTGINVFSAVPTSNASGIMISGNQIQQEQIDVNVNNPQAVTVEFNNLLGKGTGVSNTGASTVDATGNWWGCIFGPTLAPGACSTVKGAVISLPWSITPVDIQPNF encoded by the coding sequence ATGCACGTCCGTAGTCTTCTTATTCTTGCCTCTGCCTTGCTGTGCAAGGCTGCTGTTGCTGCCACACTGTGCGTGAGCGCCAGTGGTGGCGGATGCTATCACCACATCAGCGATGCTGTTGCCGCTGCCGCGCCGGGCGACACCATCGTTGTCGTTGAGGGAACCTTTCACGAGCAGGTCACCATCACCAAGTCGTTGTCCTTGACCGCGCTGAGCGGTGTGATCGACGCTTCCGGCATGGTCAATGGAATCATCGTTGATGGTTTGCACAATGCCGGGCTGGCGAATGTGCATATTTCGAATCTCACGATTAAGAACGCGAAGCATGAAGGCATTCTTGTTTTGAATGCTTCGTATGTGAGCGTGTCGGGAAACACGGTAAAGAACAACAACACTTCGCTGGCGGGAGGTATGTGCCCTGACCTGCCAACTTATGAGCCGGGTGAGGCGCAGGATTGCGGTGAAGGCATTCATCTGCAGGCTGCGGACCACAGCATTGTGACGAACAACACGGTGACGGAAAATGCGGGCGGCATTCTGATCTCAGACGATAGCGGGCCCACGCATGACAACCTGATCAGCTTCAACAATGTGCATGACAACCCCGGTGCGTGCGGCATCACGATGGCTTCGCATGTGCCTGCGCCGAGCACTGGCGCGGCATTGCCCTTTGGCGTGTATCACAACACCATTTATGGCAATCGTTCGCTGCGGAATGGTGCAGGCATTGGTGGCGGTGCTGGATACGGTATCTTCGCTTCGATTCCGGGTGCGAAGACGTATAGCAACGTTGTTGTGAATAACCTGGCGAAAGACAATGGCCTGCCGGGTATTGCGATGCATGCGCATGCACCGAACCAACAGTTGAATGACAACATGCTGATCGGCAACACGCTGGTTGGTAATGGCGCCGATACAGCCGATGCTGCAACCGCAGGGCCGACGGGCATCAATGTGTTTTCTGCAGTGCCGACGTCGAACGCAAGCGGCATCATGATCTCTGGCAATCAGATTCAGCAGGAGCAGATTGATGTGAATGTGAACAATCCGCAGGCGGTGACGGTGGAGTTCAATAACCTGCTGGGCAAAGGAACTGGTGTGTCGAACACGGGTGCGTCGACGGTTGATGCCACGGGCAACTGGTGGGGCTGCATCTTTGGACCTACGTTGGCCCCGGGTGCCTGCTCGACTGTGAAGGGTGCGGTGATTTCTTTGCCGTGGTCGATTACGCCGGTGGATATTCAGCCTAACTTCTAA
- a CDS encoding glutathione peroxidase, translating into MLATSVAANAGSTGSLYSFHMKTIDGAPTTLAPYKGKVLLLVNVASACGFTPQYAALESVYEKYKDKGLVIVGIPANNFANQESGTDAEIKTFCNRKYHVSFPMMSKISVKGADQTPLYGYLTSATTDPKFAGDIKWNFTKFLVGRNGQPVARFEPATTPDSPQVIAAIESELSKK; encoded by the coding sequence ATGTTGGCAACAAGTGTTGCGGCGAATGCGGGCTCGACGGGGTCGCTCTACAGCTTTCACATGAAGACGATTGATGGCGCACCGACGACACTGGCGCCGTATAAGGGCAAGGTTTTGTTGCTGGTGAACGTGGCCAGCGCGTGTGGCTTTACGCCGCAGTATGCGGCTCTGGAATCGGTCTATGAGAAGTACAAGGACAAGGGCCTGGTGATTGTCGGTATTCCGGCGAATAACTTCGCCAACCAGGAGAGCGGCACGGACGCAGAGATCAAGACGTTCTGCAACCGCAAGTATCATGTGTCGTTTCCGATGATGTCGAAGATCTCAGTTAAGGGTGCGGATCAGACTCCGCTGTATGGTTACCTGACCAGCGCCACGACAGATCCAAAGTTTGCCGGGGATATTAAGTGGAATTTCACTAAGTTCCTGGTCGGTCGCAATGGCCAGCCGGTAGCTCGGTTTGAGCCTGCGACTACGCCGGATTCACCGCAGGTAATTGCGGCGATTGAGAGCGAACTTAGTAAGAAGTAG